One part of the Cyclobacteriaceae bacterium genome encodes these proteins:
- the cas1 gene encoding type II CRISPR-associated endonuclease Cas1 yields the protein MVKRTLYFGNPAYLSTHLEQLVVRLPEVEKNETLPDGFKQEAQAKIPIEDIGVVILDHQQIIITQALMAKLLANNTAFITCDNTHHPSGLMLNLSGHTLQATRFKDQLGASQPLLKQLWQQTIKAKIKNQALLLGRQSIESGNMHKWAKDVLSGDPDNLEARAAAYYWKNIFPEVPGFRRERGGIPPNNLLNYAYAIIRAIVARSLVGSGLLPTLGIHHHNKYNHYCLADDIMEPYRPFADAQVLELIRNGEDYSTLTPSVKKQLLMLPSVDAIIKGERSPLQIAVQRTTASLAKCFEGTDKKILYPELPS from the coding sequence ATGGTCAAACGCACGCTTTATTTTGGGAACCCAGCCTATCTAAGTACACACCTGGAACAGTTAGTGGTACGCCTGCCCGAAGTAGAGAAAAATGAAACCTTGCCAGATGGTTTTAAACAAGAAGCACAGGCTAAAATTCCTATCGAAGACATAGGTGTAGTTATTCTGGACCATCAGCAAATCATTATCACGCAGGCATTAATGGCCAAGCTATTGGCCAACAACACCGCATTCATCACCTGCGACAACACACACCACCCCTCAGGTTTAATGCTTAACCTGTCAGGGCATACCTTGCAGGCCACACGTTTTAAAGATCAGCTTGGTGCATCGCAACCCTTGCTCAAGCAGCTTTGGCAACAGACCATAAAAGCCAAAATTAAAAACCAGGCACTGCTGCTTGGCCGGCAAAGCATTGAATCGGGCAATATGCATAAGTGGGCAAAGGATGTGCTGTCGGGCGATCCTGACAACCTGGAGGCACGGGCAGCAGCCTATTATTGGAAAAATATTTTTCCCGAAGTGCCCGGCTTCAGGCGTGAACGCGGTGGCATACCCCCTAACAATTTATTAAACTACGCCTACGCGATAATACGTGCTATTGTTGCACGCAGCCTGGTGGGTTCAGGGTTGTTGCCTACATTGGGCATACACCATCATAACAAGTACAACCACTATTGCCTGGCCGATGACATCATGGAACCGTACAGGCCCTTTGCCGATGCCCAGGTGCTGGAATTGATCCGTAATGGTGAAGATTATTCAACACTTACACCCTCGGTAAAGAAACAATTGCTCATGCTGCCATCGGTTGATGCAATCATTAAAGGAGAACGTAGCCCTTTGCAAATAGCCGTTCAGCGCACTACTGCTTCGCTGGCCAAGTGCTTTGAAGGAACCGATAAAAAAATACTGTACCCCGAACTGCCCTCGTAA
- the cas2 gene encoding CRISPR-associated endonuclease Cas2: protein MWIMVLFDLPTETKQDRKNYTEFRKKMMKDGFTMFQFSAYLRHCPSQENAEVHIKRIKKNLPPRGHVGILRITDKQFGMMQIYYGKEEKEKPPIPQQLELF, encoded by the coding sequence ATGTGGATCATGGTACTTTTCGATTTGCCCACCGAAACCAAGCAAGACCGGAAGAACTATACGGAATTCAGAAAGAAGATGATGAAGGATGGCTTTACCATGTTTCAGTTTAGCGCCTACCTGCGCCATTGCCCCAGCCAGGAAAATGCCGAAGTGCATATAAAGCGAATAAAGAAAAACCTGCCGCCCCGCGGGCACGTGGGCATATTGCGCATTACCGACAAGCAGTTTGGCATGATGCAGATTTATTATGGTAAGGAAGAAAAAGAGAAGCCCCCGATACCCCAACAGCTTGAGCTTTTTTGA